Below is a genomic region from Sebastes umbrosus isolate fSebUmb1 chromosome 20, fSebUmb1.pri, whole genome shotgun sequence.
GAGGGAATAGAGAAGTTCAATCTGCTCGGCATACTCGAACCCTGGCCTGTGGGGAGAGGACACAACAGTCGTGTTAAAACTGCACCTGAGCCGGTGCCTCATAATGGCATCCATAAATGATTTAACATGATTGATTTAACTCGGTCAGAACAGACTGTGCACTCttctccatgaatgaatattcaCATTTTCTAGGTTAATAAAGATATGTTCACTGTTCACGAATAGAGCCCTCGTCTCTGCAGTTGTCTCACCGTCCAGGTGTCTCCAGTATCAGAGGGATGTTGTCCAGTCTGCGCTCGTTGACGATGTCTCGGAAAGCAGAGATTCCGATGTGACCTTTACCAATGTCCTCATGGCGATCCAGGTTGCAGCCTAGTTTACCTGCAAAAAAAGAGAAGACAGAAAGGACAGTGAGAGCTAGCGAAGCAGAGTTCAATTCATAAAAGTCACAAAGTTCATACGGACTCAATGAATTCGTCTATCTAATCCGTCCAAAAGCGGTACCTTTAGAGTCATTGAGATGTATGGCTTTAAGATAGCAGAGCCCCACTTCCTTATCAAACTCATCCAGCATGGCCTTCACTCCTCCCTCTGCAGCCACGTCATATCCTACACAATCCAACACAAGAAACAAAGAttccaacacaaaaacaaacaacactcGCAGCCCTAATGGCAGTGTTAACATTTTAAGGCTTGGATATCCAGCAGGTTTTAGGtttataccatagactgtatgtatagatggatgacgcgtctccacttcctcccattgCACataagtgaagccaaaatatcccagatagaGGAGcttgccatcttgagattttgatgtaatttggagccagagtctgcacagtagtgattGGGCGGTGGAACCGTGGTAACAAGGTCCTGCCCAAacacccgcccgagccaatcgcgagccgagcgcggccgcagcttgttagcgtgagccacctagctgctacgttagcaccacggtagcggtttggctagaaagacacaacaattaACAATAATATCTTAATAACTATATTTATGATCAAagtgacacatgttctattacacagactcgcggcggttatggaaagttaaagttacatcttcTCTCGAGCCTCCGGCTCCGCGACTACTtctctcagagcagctgtcaatcatgacgtctcagcCCCTtattatagcatcaaataactaatgaaaaccaaacttatcagaacatacatcagcatgatgagaactacctaaaatgacagaaaccatctttaggaaaaatgtatttgacgtgtacttcgactttttagtttggcccatgtacCATCctctaacatggagggggcggggtttatgagctatactgcagccagccacggggggcgatcgagatgttttggcttcatttttggaagctgtcatgtcgtccatctttatatacagtacatggttTATACCATGGAGTTTTAGCAAATTATGAACTAAAGGTAAACCGTTTTCCCTTTTGGATTTCTGTTGGTTTTGTGGGACAAAAAAGATAACATTGTGTTTCACTCACCTGCTGCGAAGGCATGGCAGGTATCCAGACACACTCCTACCCTGGTCTGGTCTCTCACTTTGTCTATGATGCTCTTCAGCTCAGAGAATTTACCGCCCAACGTGTTGCCCTGACCGCTCATGTTCTCCAACACTGACCGCATAGGcggcaaaagaaaagaaggcaCGATCAGTTTGACACATCTATTCAGCTCCAATATTTACCCCAACCTGCTACAACACCTGATACACATCAAAAATTGGGTTTGGCTGCCGTTGTTCATTCCTGAAATACAGCCTGAGGGCAGTTTTTGCAGTGTATTGCAGCGGCATTTGGGGTATGCGAGTCAAAAGGACTATCACTGCCATGGATCACAAGTAATGCAACACCGGTGTTGAGCCTGCAGTCAGTTTCGCAAAATGCAAGTTATGCATTAACACAGAAGTCAGTCCGAGGTCAAGTGGTTTTGTATGACATTATGACATGTCTAATTTTTTTTGATAATTGACTTGTGGTAGTAAAATATTAATCCTCCTAAATAGGGTCaagaatatattaaaattaattaCATGCAAAGGGATTAACCCACCAATTGTGATTTTAGTGACATTTAATTTGTGTGCATTGGGTTTGACTGCTAAGTTCTCTCGCTAAGTTCCTGTATAAGTAAGTTCCTGTTACAGTGAAGCTCATAATGTTCTCTGCTTGACAAAGCCATCAAGAGGTATGgattaaagaggacttattatgtTCAtcttcaggtgcatacttgtgattggtcaaccgaaccaaactcttcggactccactccagctccgctctaattagcttttgtttgagggcgtgccaaactagccgctagacAGGTACTGTGCAAATgtcttacttggtgacatcaccacgctACAGAAGAAAAGGGGGGACTTCAAGTATGGCGtctcaggcagttcaggagcagtgtttctgtgagggagaGTAAAGCTTTGCATGGTGAAGGGTTCCGTAGATGGCGCGCGCACTACaagcatgcacagaggcgtttatTCTCAGCGCGTTGTTCGTTGCAATATGTTCCAAAACGGCGGTACAAACGGTAACGgtttacaaacaaaatattctgtggataagcaaAAAATCAAAGAGTGGTACTGGAAAGGAAAGtaggctgcctggcaacagtagtagACACTAAACACCTTGCGCCGGCTTCACTACGGCAACCATAAACCAGGCTTAAcgccctttggcgtggactttgggctttgtaactttgctgaCCTTTTActtgcacaaaaaactatataacacccTAAAGTAAAGGGAAAAACCccaaaagcataataagtcctctttaaaatcACTGTAACTGTTGAGgttgtatatataataatagctttgtttgagggtgtgccaaactagccgctttaggcaggtgttatgcaaatgtgttacttggtgacatcatcacgttacgTAAGAAAAGGCGAGACTTCAAGCGagacgtttcaggcagttcaggagcagtgtttctgtgggggagagtaactccctttggcgtggactttgggctttgtaactttgcagactttttacaaaaaacgatataacacccTAAAGGAAAGGGATACAAGCACAAAAGcctaatatgtcctctttaaaatcaCTGTAATTGTTGAGGCTGTATAGCCCTTGAGTTGCATCAATACCTCTGATAGTCTCAACAATTTCTAGATAGCActtttcttattttgtccactccATGTACCTGTAATCACTGCGGGTGTTTGCTGGTGAGCGTGGTTAATGGCCCCTGCTATCTTCTCCACACATTGCTCGGTGGTGATGGAGCCCAGGGAGGAGCCAGGGTGGAAGTTGTAGAGGTTGAGGCCCAGGAGGCTGCAGCGGCTGAGCTCATCCACCAGCAGGGCCTGGCTCTTCTCAAACACATCTGGGTGCAACGTGGtaacagaagaagagaagaagaggagacacggttgaaaagataaaataaatgatgcaaGACGAGGGCTGGGGGAGAGAGCAAGGGAGACAAGTCAAGGACAGAATTTGCAAGAGACACACATCAGTGTCTGACAAACCCTCTTTGGGAGATCCGCAGTTCATCAGGTAGGATCCATGAGGCAGGATGTGAGCTGGGTCATACCCCTGTAGGGAGCATTGCTCACGAAACTTGGCTGCAGCAGAGTGGTCCAATGCAGGCCTCTTCCATGACCGCTGGGAGCCCAGGAACAGGGCGAAACTGTTGCCACCCATCTCTGAGCTGGACCCCACTGCTTTCCATATCCCACCTGGGGACAAATAAAGAGGCAGCACAAGGAAGGTGAGGGTGTTTTAATTacttaaaaggtcccatattatagaaaagtgagattttcatgtttttttattataaggcAGGCTTAactcctatataaatactgtgaaaatatcgaaacactcaatccacagggaaatacacacagcccgtattcaaaaactctgcatttgaaacaagccgtcaggatttctgtccattcgtgatgtcacaaatatacaatatttagactctttacacggttttaaacgtaaaaaatcgaaatgtgtcacagtttattcctggttgcagtgtatgtgaatgtgttcagCTGACAGGCaatacacatggacccaagctgttgcctagcgcTATGCTGTTGCAATTcagtcaaaatgcgctaaaacagagcgttttagacagagggtaaatacaggcatattcaggttgacagtatgaggaaaataaagttttttttggacatcacagcatgtaaacatgttctagtagaaacacaaaatacaagtatgaacctgaaaatgaggatgatatgggacctttaacctcCAACAAGATGGCATTAcccagccaacatttgtatgtggggcccatgtgggtagtgaatgggctgaaaaattagccctatatgggattgtccgCGGGTTCTATAATGACCCAATGTCAATTGCCCACATGGATTCCATGCAGGAGTACAATGGGTGTTATGAGGGCCCAAACTGGGCAACATACCCAAGACCCAACTTGGtcccaggtttaagttctatgtgggaaCTACATGGAGACTCATGGtctgaaatatgggttgtaagtgggtttgtccacagtttctaTGTTGGCCCCgtgcactaatttcccattagtgacccacCTAGAACCCTACTTGGGGGGCTAGTTGAttagttgatccaagtgggccccagataagatgcccattttgggcccatacccacttggtacccaggtacccccagcataaaccatgtggggcccacataaccatgttggctgggtaAAGAGGCAGCACAAGGAAATGTGAGGGTCAGTTAATTACTTAAACTCCAACAAGATGGCTTACTCACCTTGAATGCCAACATGAGCTccaatgtatttattattcccacaatccttcctcctcctgcctcctctctcctcagcatccttcttctcctcagtgtccttctcttcctccttttctcctctaAAAGCCTCCTCGGCTTTCCTTTTCCTTGCTCCTCTCTTTTTCGGACCCATGCTATCAAAGAGAAAGTTATGAGTTAACTAATGAATATGCAAATCTCTGCTAAAGGCTGCTCTCTTTATGACTATAGTGGGACTATAATTTAAAGTACATGCATTTGGGAGGACTGTTACGCACAAAGAAGGAAGAGTGGCGCTAAGTTTGGCTGTGTCAAAAGTTTATGAAGGTCAAAATGCGGTGTTTTATGCATCCCTCCCGGTAGCAGCAGCCAGCCAGTCAGAGCGCGTCCACGCAGCTGCCAACAGGCTGAGCCATTGGAGACGCTTCATGCTCAGCAGCAAAATGGCCGCCCGTCAACGGACCGACTCCACAGCGCTTTGAAATCTACATTCTTCTGCACATTAGCGGGTTTACACTCTTACACAACATTAGTACTTATCTACGAAGCGGTAGCTTTACTTTACGCGTGTATTCACATCACCTAGCAGACGTAACTCTCCTGTCCGCTCAGGCGTCGCTGTTTCTTGTAGCTTGTAGACGAATGCCTCCAAAAGCGAAGAAAAAGAAGCACTGAAGCACTTTAGCTCCGCTAGCTAGCACCGCTAGCTCCTCTTCTTATGTGATTCCAGAGGTGAGTAACTGCTCAGCTTGGACATGTTCCTGATATGTATCACTGTTTTTAAGATGTCATAATCGCtatgcacgcaaaatgactgcAACGTATTCGTTAATGAAACGCCACTGCGCTCGCTTAGCCATGCTAACGGCGTTAGCTCGCTTATGCGAGCTAACGCCGTTAGCCTAGCTACCGTTAGCATGGCTACTTGTAGCTTCTGTCAGTTAGCAGCAACTTAGCTAACGTTCGCTAGCATTAGCTCTGGTGTAGCAGTATGTGTGGTGGTTGTGCGTTAGCAGAAGGTATATGTGGCTCAAGGCTTTATTTGCTCTTCAGCACCGTTGTGTAAACATAAAGGAGTAGTTAATGTAACTCGTGTTGGTTTGACACCTGGTTGATGTCGGTAACTTGTTAATGTGCGGCGCTGTTGTGTCTCTGCGTATTTTACTAGTATGAGCAGAAACCACTCCTTAATGTAGCCGTCGACCAGATATACTACCAGCAGCTGCTGGTAAACTAGTCGCCTGTTTACACTTCTAAGCACAGGGATGAACGCTGTTTATGCATTTTATGCACGGCGACTTTAATCACCTGTATGTTAGGTTTTCGTGAACGCTTTCCCATTTTTTAGCATAAGAAAGCTGTGATCTTCTGCTGCTATATTAGCTAGGTAAATGCGGATGAGCTGGTGATAACAGGACAACACAGGTACGGTGACATTTGCTGGTGTTGTGTACATCAGTGGTTTGAAGGGTGGCTGATTTAGGATCTGACAGCttgttatatcatattataatcAGGTCTGGTGGTTGTGTGATGCACCAGGCCTGAGAGGTCAGGAATGCTTCAGGAATAATGCTTCAGGttcgttgtgtgtgtgtgtgaatggaggaATCCTGTCTGCTGTAGGAGTTACAGCAAAAACGAAACCAACTAAAAGCAGACACGTCACGGCCTAGCACTTCATTAAGTGTATGtaatttaaagctagagttcaTAATACTGAGGATTTTCAACATGCTAATATGAGttacatattagggctgtgtattggcaaaaaTCTGGCAATAGGATACATCATGCATcatgatactgtaagcaaggtgatctattactttaatattttttttcaaatctagtTTTAGGAAAATTGTCATAGAATTAAGAcacaccatatgtataaaatcggTGGACAAAAAGTCACTAGGTAAAATGGCtattatggggactaacatcatgaCACATGAACaaaattggactcattggatccacaagagtctcagctttacagtgatacccacaTTAAGTAGTTCTAAGCCTTtttagggaccccaggatgcaaaaaaaaatcaaatacaacatttaatacattggtgaaaataacacatttatactgctttAACTATATTATActgcataactttggagcgttatttaccctcctttgtAACATGCATGTATGACattgttttttctagtttcatatgatgccagtaccttcactctagttttaaaactgagcacgctacaacctcgaaaagacagaatagtggttTGGTCTTTCGACAGGCTGTCAGATTTTtcagaggttaattaaaaatcgatgtTTTGGAGagtcgatacagtatcacaaaccATAATACTGCGATACATGCAGGTGTACACTTGTATGTTTCCTGCTACATTACAGTAGAGTGGCAACAACATTTTCTAAGCAtattaaaatgtgaaagtttTATTAACAGTGAATTAATTTACCTGTTCATCATACAGGTGAACTTACACCTATATGATGGCCATCATATCTACAGTATTAATTAGGGGtacaagaaaatataaaatatcgcgatattatgttttgtgatacagtatcgattctcaaaaacactatcaattttaaattaatagtttacatgcaatgaTTAACTcggtcaatactttatttcatttgcaaaaaatACGCACCCTCTGTGTATGTGCTATGATGTTgtatgttacagggactgtgatgcATGTAAATGCAGCtgtcactgttctgattgcataaaaacgTTAACTTTTtgtactcagattttatgcatatggtggtgtgttctttatactttgagttttccaaaaattagattaaaaatctcaatatattgccttacttacagtatcgtaaTACATCGCagtatattgaatcataacccccgtatcatgatacatatcatatcgccagattcttgccaatacacagccctagtattaatGGTTTTCTTTAGGGAAAAATCTTAGTctattaaatatctttaaagcATCAAAATCTATC
It encodes:
- the si:ch211-141o9.10 gene encoding probable endonuclease 4 isoform X1, whose translation is MGPKKRGARKRKAEEAFRGEKEEEKDTEEKKDAEERGGRRRKDCGNNKYIGAHVGIQGGIWKAVGSSSEMGGNSFALFLGSQRSWKRPALDHSAAAKFREQCSLQGYDPAHILPHGSYLMNCGSPKEDVFEKSQALLVDELSRCSLLGLNLYNFHPGSSLGSITTEQCVEKIAGAINHAHQQTPAVITVLENMSGQGNTLGGKFSELKSIIDKVRDQTRVGVCLDTCHAFAAGYDVAAEGGVKAMLDEFDKEVGLCYLKAIHLNDSKGKLGCNLDRHEDIGKGHIGISAFRDIVNERRLDNIPLILETPGRPGFEYAEQIELLYSLCEKK
- the si:ch211-141o9.10 gene encoding probable endonuclease 4 isoform X2 produces the protein MGPKKRGARKRKAEEAFRGEKEEEKDTEEKKDAEERGGGIWKAVGSSSEMGGNSFALFLGSQRSWKRPALDHSAAAKFREQCSLQGYDPAHILPHGSYLMNCGSPKEDVFEKSQALLVDELSRCSLLGLNLYNFHPGSSLGSITTEQCVEKIAGAINHAHQQTPAVITVLENMSGQGNTLGGKFSELKSIIDKVRDQTRVGVCLDTCHAFAAGYDVAAEGGVKAMLDEFDKEVGLCYLKAIHLNDSKGKLGCNLDRHEDIGKGHIGISAFRDIVNERRLDNIPLILETPGRPGFEYAEQIELLYSLCEKK